One region of Acidovorax sp. T1 genomic DNA includes:
- a CDS encoding ABC transporter ATP-binding protein, translating into MATSASNTPALEIRNLEAWYGESHVLHGVDIVVQPGEVVTLLGRNGAGRTTTMRAVMGLTGARKGSVKINGVETIHMPTHRIAHLGVGYCPEERGIFSSLSCEENLLLPPALKTGTQGMSIDEIYAMFPNLAERRNSQGTRLSGGEQQMLAVARILRTGAKLLLLDEISEGLAPVIVQALARMIVMLRERGYTVVMVEQNFRFAAPLADRFYVMEHGRIVEKFGASELEEKMPVLNNLLGV; encoded by the coding sequence ATGGCTACCTCTGCCTCCAATACCCCCGCGCTGGAAATTCGCAACCTGGAAGCCTGGTACGGCGAGTCGCATGTGCTGCATGGCGTGGATATCGTGGTGCAGCCCGGCGAAGTGGTGACCTTGCTCGGGCGCAATGGCGCCGGGCGCACCACCACCATGCGTGCCGTCATGGGCCTCACGGGCGCCCGCAAGGGATCCGTGAAGATCAACGGTGTGGAGACCATCCACATGCCGACGCACCGCATCGCCCATCTGGGCGTGGGCTACTGCCCTGAGGAGCGGGGCATTTTTTCCAGCCTGTCGTGCGAAGAAAACCTGCTGTTGCCGCCGGCCCTCAAGACGGGAACGCAGGGCATGTCGATCGACGAAATTTACGCCATGTTTCCCAACCTGGCCGAGCGCCGCAACAGCCAGGGCACGCGCCTGTCGGGTGGCGAGCAACAGATGCTGGCCGTGGCGCGCATCCTGCGCACTGGTGCCAAGCTTCTGCTGCTCGATGAAATCTCCGAGGGCCTGGCGCCCGTCATCGTGCAGGCGCTGGCCCGCATGATCGTCATGCTGCGCGAACGCGGCTACACGGTGGTCATGGTCGAGCAAAACTTCCGCTTTGCTGCGCCACTGGCTGACCGTTTTTATGTGATGGAGCATGGCCGCATCGTCGAAAAATTCGGCGCCAGCGAGCTGGAAGAAAAGATGCCGGTGCTCAACAACCTTCTCGGCGTCTGA
- a CDS encoding ABC transporter ATP-binding protein, with translation MSDVILETQSLTKEFKGFTAVSNVTLSVRRGSIHALIGPNGAGKTTCFNLLTKFLEPTSGSIRFNGQDITREKPAEIARRGVIRSFQISAVFPHLTLLENVRIGLQRKLGTAFHFWRSERSLRQLDARAMELLTEVGLEDLADELTVNLPYGRKRALEIATTLAMEPELMLLDEPTQGMGHEDVDRVTQLIKKVSAGRTILMVEHNMKVVSTIADCITVLQRGAVLAEGPYAEVSNNPQVMEAYMGTTDGQLQGAH, from the coding sequence ATGAGCGACGTCATTCTTGAAACCCAAAGCCTGACCAAAGAGTTCAAAGGCTTCACCGCGGTCAGCAATGTGACCTTGTCGGTGCGCCGCGGCTCTATCCACGCCCTGATCGGGCCCAATGGCGCCGGCAAAACCACTTGCTTCAACTTGCTGACCAAGTTTTTGGAGCCGACCTCGGGGTCGATCCGTTTCAACGGCCAGGACATCACCCGCGAGAAGCCCGCAGAAATCGCACGACGTGGCGTGATCCGCTCGTTCCAGATTTCGGCGGTGTTTCCGCACCTGACGCTGCTGGAAAACGTGCGCATCGGGCTGCAGCGCAAGCTGGGCACGGCGTTTCACTTCTGGCGCAGCGAGCGTAGCCTGCGCCAGCTCGATGCACGGGCCATGGAGCTGCTCACCGAAGTGGGTCTGGAAGACCTGGCTGACGAGCTCACAGTGAATCTGCCCTATGGCCGCAAGCGCGCCCTCGAAATTGCCACCACGCTGGCCATGGAGCCCGAGCTCATGCTGCTCGACGAACCTACACAGGGCATGGGCCACGAGGACGTGGACCGTGTCACGCAGCTCATCAAGAAAGTGTCGGCCGGCCGGACCATCCTGATGGTGGAGCACAACATGAAAGTGGTATCCACCATTGCCGATTGCATCACCGTGCTGCAGCGTGGCGCCGTGCTGGCCGAAGGGCCTTACGCCGAAGTATCGAACAACCCCCAAGTGATGGAAGCCTACATGGGCACGACCGACGGCCAACTGCAGGGAGCCCACTGA
- a CDS encoding ABC transporter substrate-binding protein, producing the protein MKNKLKALALMLGAAGLTTSAVHAQDKVKIGFITDMSSLYADVEGKNGAVAIQMAIDDFGGKVLGMPVELISADHQNKADIAASKAREWIDTQGVTMLFGGTNSGTALAAAKVAAEKKRVYVNSGAGSSALTNEQCTPYTVHYAYDTVALARGTGSAIVDAGGKSWFFLTADYAFGQALEADTSAAVKAKGGTVAGSVRHPLNASDFSSFLLQAQNSKAQILGLANAGGDTINAIKAAKEFGIDKTMKMAGLLLFITDIHSLGLKNTEGLQFTSSWYWDLNDETRKFGKRFFDKTKRMPTSIQAADYSATMNYLKAVQAAKSVDADKVMAAWRAMPMNDFYASGTLRPDGRYVHDMYLLQVKKPSESTKPWDYFKVVKKIPGDQIFTTKAESKCALWK; encoded by the coding sequence ATGAAAAACAAGCTCAAGGCACTCGCACTGATGCTCGGCGCAGCCGGCCTGACCACTTCGGCCGTCCACGCGCAGGACAAAGTCAAGATCGGTTTCATCACCGACATGTCCAGCCTGTATGCCGACGTGGAGGGCAAGAACGGTGCCGTGGCGATTCAGATGGCCATCGACGACTTTGGCGGCAAGGTGCTGGGCATGCCGGTCGAATTGATCAGCGCGGACCACCAGAACAAGGCCGACATCGCCGCCTCCAAGGCGCGCGAATGGATCGACACACAGGGCGTGACCATGCTGTTCGGTGGCACCAACTCGGGCACGGCGCTGGCTGCCGCCAAGGTGGCTGCGGAAAAGAAGCGTGTCTATGTCAACAGTGGCGCCGGCTCATCGGCCCTGACCAATGAGCAATGCACCCCCTACACCGTGCACTACGCCTACGACACCGTGGCGCTGGCCCGCGGCACCGGCTCGGCCATTGTGGATGCGGGCGGCAAGAGCTGGTTTTTCCTGACAGCTGACTATGCCTTTGGTCAGGCACTCGAAGCGGACACCTCTGCCGCCGTCAAGGCCAAGGGCGGAACGGTTGCGGGCTCTGTCCGTCACCCGCTCAATGCATCAGATTTTTCGTCGTTCCTGTTGCAGGCACAAAACTCCAAGGCACAAATTCTCGGTCTGGCCAATGCGGGTGGCGACACCATCAACGCCATCAAGGCCGCCAAGGAGTTCGGCATTGACAAGACCATGAAGATGGCGGGCCTGCTGCTGTTCATTACCGACATCCACAGCCTGGGTCTCAAGAACACCGAAGGCCTGCAATTCACCAGCAGCTGGTATTGGGACCTGAACGACGAGACCCGCAAGTTCGGCAAGCGTTTCTTCGACAAGACCAAGCGCATGCCCACTTCGATTCAGGCGGCTGATTACTCGGCCACCATGAATTACCTCAAGGCCGTTCAGGCAGCCAAGAGTGTGGACGCCGACAAGGTCATGGCCGCGTGGCGCGCCATGCCGATGAATGACTTCTACGCCTCCGGCACGCTGCGCCCGGATGGCCGCTATGTGCACGACATGTACCTGCTGCAAGTGAAGAAGCCCTCGGAGTCGACCAAGCCTTGGGATTACTTCAAGGTCGTCAAAAAGATTCCGGGCGACCAGATCTTCACGACCAAGGCCGAGAGCAAGTGCGCTCTGTGGAAATAA
- a CDS encoding branched-chain amino acid ABC transporter permease: MNSKNLTAFGYGLLFIGLLVAPLLGAYPVFVMKLMCFALFAAAFNLLLGYTGMLSFGHAAFLGGSAYVAGQSMKVWGFTPEIGLLLGTASGALLGLVVGFFAIRRTGIYSTMITLALAQMLFFICLQMPFTGGEDGLQGVPRGKLFGVLDLQNDMAMYYVVFIVVVAAFLLIVRTVHSPYGQVLKAIKENEPRAISLGYDTNRFKLLAFVLSAALSGLAGSLKTLVLGFATLSDVHWSASGHVVLMTLVGGLGTLSGPLVGSAVVVLLENKLGEIGGFLATLTSVEWFNTLGESVTMVTGLIFVVCVLAFRRGIMGEIIAWLARRKAGSKG, translated from the coding sequence ATGAATTCCAAGAACCTTACTGCTTTTGGCTACGGCCTGTTGTTCATTGGCCTGCTGGTGGCGCCGTTGCTGGGTGCCTACCCGGTATTCGTGATGAAGCTGATGTGCTTCGCGCTGTTCGCTGCGGCCTTCAACCTGCTGCTGGGCTACACCGGCATGTTGTCTTTCGGCCATGCTGCCTTTTTGGGGGGCTCGGCCTACGTGGCGGGCCAGTCCATGAAGGTGTGGGGCTTTACGCCCGAAATAGGCCTGCTGCTGGGCACGGCCAGCGGCGCCTTGCTGGGTCTGGTGGTGGGTTTCTTTGCCATCCGCCGCACCGGCATCTACTCCACGATGATCACGCTGGCCCTGGCACAGATGCTGTTTTTCATCTGCCTGCAGATGCCCTTTACTGGCGGTGAAGACGGGCTGCAAGGCGTACCCCGCGGCAAGCTGTTTGGCGTTTTGGATCTGCAGAACGACATGGCCATGTACTACGTGGTGTTTATCGTGGTGGTGGCGGCGTTTTTGCTGATCGTGCGCACCGTGCACTCGCCCTATGGCCAGGTGCTCAAGGCCATCAAGGAAAACGAGCCGCGTGCCATTTCGCTGGGCTACGACACCAATCGCTTCAAGCTGCTGGCTTTCGTGCTGTCGGCTGCGCTGTCGGGGCTGGCCGGCTCGCTTAAAACCTTGGTGCTGGGGTTTGCCACACTCAGCGATGTGCACTGGTCGGCATCGGGCCACGTCGTGCTGATGACGCTGGTGGGCGGCCTGGGCACCTTGTCGGGCCCGCTGGTGGGTTCGGCCGTGGTGGTGTTGCTGGAGAACAAGCTGGGCGAGATTGGCGGTTTTCTGGCCACGCTGACCAGCGTGGAGTGGTTCAACACTCTGGGTGAGTCGGTGACCATGGTGACAGGCCTGATTTTTGTGGTCTGCGTGCTGGCATTCCGCCGCGGCATCATGGGTGAAATCATTGCCTGGCTGGCCCGCCGCAAGGCCGGCAGCAAGGGCTGA
- a CDS encoding branched-chain amino acid ABC transporter permease has translation MEIFGVSLPGLLSQLLLGLVNGSFYAILSLGLAVIFGLLNVINFAHGALFMMGAVITWMAMNYFGINYWLMLVLAPLVVGVFGVLIERLLLRWIYKLDHLYGLLLTLGLTLLIEGIFRSIYGVSGLGYDTPELLEGATNLGFMIMPNYRAWVVVASITVCIATWYVIEKTKLGAYLRAGTENPRLVEAFGVNVPLMITLTYAFGAGLAAFAGVLAAPVYQVSPLMGQNLIIVVFAVVVIGGMGSIMGSILTGLGLGIVEGFTKVFYPEASSTVVFVIMVIVLLIRPAGLFGKEK, from the coding sequence ATGGAAATTTTTGGTGTCTCATTGCCGGGCCTTTTGAGCCAGCTCCTGTTGGGGCTGGTCAATGGCTCGTTTTACGCAATCCTCAGCCTCGGGCTGGCCGTGATCTTCGGCCTGCTCAACGTCATCAACTTTGCGCACGGTGCGCTGTTCATGATGGGGGCCGTGATTACCTGGATGGCCATGAACTACTTTGGCATCAACTACTGGTTGATGCTGGTGCTGGCGCCGCTGGTGGTGGGGGTGTTCGGGGTTTTGATCGAGAGGCTGCTGCTGCGCTGGATCTACAAGCTGGACCATCTGTATGGCCTGCTGCTGACACTGGGCCTGACGCTGCTGATCGAGGGGATCTTTCGCTCGATCTATGGCGTTTCGGGCCTGGGTTATGACACGCCCGAGCTGCTCGAAGGGGCCACCAACCTGGGCTTCATGATCATGCCCAACTACCGTGCCTGGGTGGTGGTGGCTTCCATCACGGTGTGCATTGCCACCTGGTACGTGATCGAGAAGACCAAGCTGGGCGCCTACCTGCGTGCGGGCACCGAGAACCCGCGCCTGGTGGAGGCGTTTGGCGTCAACGTGCCGCTGATGATCACGCTGACCTATGCGTTTGGTGCCGGTCTGGCGGCCTTTGCCGGTGTGCTGGCCGCGCCGGTGTACCAGGTGTCCCCGCTGATGGGTCAGAACCTCATCATCGTCGTGTTTGCCGTGGTGGTGATCGGTGGCATGGGTTCCATCATGGGTTCCATCCTGACCGGGCTGGGCCTGGGCATCGTCGAAGGATTCACCAAGGTGTTCTATCCCGAAGCATCCTCGACCGTGGTGTTCGTCATCATGGTCATCGTTCTCCTGATTCGCCCCGCCGGCCTGTTCGGCAAAGAAAAATAA